Within the bacterium genome, the region GGGATAATTGCCCAATATAAAGATTTTTTACCTGTGAGGGATAAAACCCCAATAATTACTTTAAAAGAAGGTAATACCCCTTTAATTGAGGCTAAAAATTTAAGTGAGGCAATTGGTGGAAATCTCAAGATTTATTTAAAATATGAGGGACTAAATCCAACGGGTTCTTTTAAAGATAGAGGTATGACCCTGGCTATTTCCAGGGCAGTCGAAGAAGGTTCCAAGGCAGTAATGTGTGCTTCAACAGGAAATACTTCTGCCTCAGCGGCCTGCTATGCCGCTCTGGCAAAAATAGATTGTGTGGTATTAATTCCTGAAGGGGCAATTGCCTTAGGGAAACTCGCTCAAGCCTTAATGCATGGTGCAAAAGTCCTGGCTGTTCAGGGAAATTTTGATGATGCCTTAAATTTAGTCCGCGAAATCACCGCTAAATATCCAGTTACATTAGTCAATTCCATTAATCCTTATCGGATAGAAGGGCAAAAAACAGGTGCTTTTGAAATAGTGGATGTTTTGGGTAAAGCCCCTGATTATCACGCCATTCCAGTTGGTAATGCGGGGAATATCACTGCCTATTGGAAGGGCTATAAAGAATATAAACAAGCAGGTAAAGTAGCCTCTTTACCCAAAATGCTTGGTTTTCAAGCCGCTGGGGCAGCACCAATCGTCGAAGGCAGAGTAATTGAAAATCCACAAACGATTGCTACCGCTATAAAAATTGGTAATCCTGCCAGTTGGAAACAGGCATCTGCCGCCAGGGATGAATCCGGCGGAATAATTGATAAGGTAACAGATGAAGAAATTATTGAGGCGTATAAAATGCTTGCCTCTTTAGAAGGAGTCTTTGTCGAACCAGCATCAGCCGCATCTGTGGCTGGTGTAATTAAACTAAATAAACAAAACTATTTTAACCGATTATCAACTATTGTCTGTATCTTGACCGGACATGGACTAAAAGACCCTGATAGAGCAATTAAAGTTGCTCCTCAACCCACTGTAGTGCCAGCAAAGTTAGAAAAGATAGTAGAACTTTTGGGGTATTAAAATGGTAGAATCACGATTTATAAGGTTAATCCAAACATTAAATCAGGAAAAGGTTAAGTATGCAATTACAGGTGGTGTGGCAGTAGGACTTTGGGGATTTCTTCGAGCAACGAAAGATATAGATTTGATTTTAGACTTCTCCAAACCAAATATTAAAAAATTAATTAAGGCAATATCTGTTTTAGGACTCAAACCTTATGTCCCGGAAAATCCAATAGGTTTAGCGGATAAAAATAAAAGAGATTTCTGGATGCAAGAAAAAAATGCGAAGGTATTTTCTTTCATACATCCGA harbors:
- the thrC gene encoding threonine synthase → GIIAQYKDFLPVRDKTPIITLKEGNTPLIEAKNLSEAIGGNLKIYLKYEGLNPTGSFKDRGMTLAISRAVEEGSKAVMCASTGNTSASAACYAALAKIDCVVLIPEGAIALGKLAQALMHGAKVLAVQGNFDDALNLVREITAKYPVTLVNSINPYRIEGQKTGAFEIVDVLGKAPDYHAIPVGNAGNITAYWKGYKEYKQAGKVASLPKMLGFQAAGAAPIVEGRVIENPQTIATAIKIGNPASWKQASAARDESGGIIDKVTDEEIIEAYKMLASLEGVFVEPASAASVAGVIKLNKQNYFNRLSTIVCILTGHGLKDPDRAIKVAPQPTVVPAKLEKIVELLGY
- a CDS encoding nucleotidyl transferase AbiEii/AbiGii toxin family protein, with protein sequence MVESRFIRLIQTLNQEKVKYAITGGVAVGLWGFLRATKDIDLILDFSKPNIKKLIKAISVLGLKPYVPENPIGLADKNKRDFWMQEKNAKVFSFIHPNDMFFRVDIMLNIELKDVIVNWKEDKDIKIPVVGLNDLFLQKLQAKRFQDMQDITQLSIIHPQIIKILEQL